Proteins encoded within one genomic window of Cucumis sativus cultivar 9930 chromosome 3, Cucumber_9930_V3, whole genome shotgun sequence:
- the LOC101206075 gene encoding aluminum-activated malate transporter 12 — protein sequence MGDNHQNILMKKHLQVTMNKIKHFPILCWKTSKKVGAEDPRRIIHSLKVGLSLTLVSLLYLIQPLFQGIGNNALWAVMTVVVVLEFTAGATLCKGLNRGLGTVLAGSLAFFIEGVANRTGKVFRACFIGAAVFLIGSVATYMRFFPKIKKNYDYGVVIFLLTFNLITVSSYRVDNVLKIAHDRFYTIAIGCGVCLLMSLLIFPNWSGEELHNSTVLKLEGLAKSIEACVNEYFFDTEIDENKESCSGDQIYKGYKAVLDSKSTDETLALQASWEPRHSSHCYRIPWQQYVKLGGVLRHFGYTVVALHGCLQTEIQTPRSVRILFKDPCTRVAREVSKALIELANSIRNRRHCSPEILSDHLHEALQDLNKAIKSQPRLFLGSNKNQSRNMLALAAAEAGQKQKEKKRQSGVSLSSVKTDSSALMEWKTKRASEQSREAERKVLRPQLSKIAITSLEFSEALPFAAFASLLVETVAKLDIVIDEVEELGRIACFKEFKHGDDDDKEEHITVKCEKPKINVTQNQLSSVSGAE from the exons ATGGGAGATAATCATCAAAACATCCTAATGAAAAAACACCTCCAAGTTACAatgaataaaatcaaacactTTCCTATTTTGTGTTGGAAAACCTCAAAGAAAGTGGGAGCTGAAGATCCCAGAAGAATTATCCATTCTCTCAAAGTTGGTCTCTCTCTCACATTGGTTTCTTTGTTGTACTTAATCCAACCATTGTTCCAAGGCATCGGTAACAATGCCTTGTGGGCTGTCATGACCGTCGTCGTCGTCCTAGAGTTCACCGCCG GGGCAACTTTATGCAAAGGGCTGAACAGAGGGTTAGGGACAGTATTGGCAGGATCCTTAGCATTTTTCATTGAGGGTGTTGCTAATAGAACAGGAAAAGTTTTTAGAGCTTGTTTCATTGGAGCTGCAGTTTTTCTTATAG GATCTGTAGCAACATATATGAGattctttccaaaaataaagaagaactATGACTATGGAGTAGTGATATTTCTGTTGACGTTCAATCTCATAACCGTATCGAGCTACCGCGTTGACAACGTCCTGAAAATTGCACACGACAGATTCTACACCATTGCCATTGGATGTGGAGTTTGTCTGTTGATGAGCCTATTGATCTTCCCAAATTGGTCAGGAGAAGAGCTTCACAATTCAACAGTTCTTAAGCTTGAAGGTCTTGCTAAATCCATTGAAG CTTGTGTTAATGAGTATTTTTTCGACACCGAGATCGACGAGAACAAAGAGAGTTGTTCAGGGGACCAAATTTACAAAGGATATAAGGCAGTTCTTGATTCAAAATCCACTGATGAAACTTTG GCATTACAAGCAAGCTGGGAGCCAAGACACTCAAGCCACTGCTATAGAATCCCATGGCAGCAGTATGTGAAATTGGGCGGCGTTCTTCGACATTTCGGTTACACGGTCGTTGCTCTACATGGCTGTTTGCAGACTGAGATTCAG ACTCCGCGATCAGTTAGAATCCTTTTCAAAGATCCTTGCACTCGAGTAGCACGAGAAGTATCAAAAGCATTGATCGAACTTGCAAACAGCATACGAAACCGACGACATTGCTCACCAGAGATCCTCTCAGACCATCTCCACGAAGCCTTACAAGACCTAAACAAAGCGATAAAATCGCAGCCACGCCTTTTCCTAGGctcaaacaaaaaccaatcaaGGAACATGCTAGCATTGGCAGCAGCAGAAGCAGGACAAAAgcagaaggaaaaaaaacgaCAGTCAGGCGTATCGTTGTCAAGCGTGAAAACAGATTCGTCAGCACTGATGGAATGGAAGACGAAACGAGCAAGCGAACAATCAAGGGAGGCAGAGAGGAAGGTGTTGAGACCACAGTTAAGCAAAATAGCAATCACAAGCCTTGAATTCTCAGAAGCACTCCCATTTGCAGCATTTGCTTCTCTTCTTGTGGAGACAGTGGCAAAGCTTGACATAGTTATAGATGAAGTTGAAGAATTGGGAAGAATTGCTTGCTTCAAAGAGTTCAAACATGGTGATGATGACGATAAAGAAGAACATATAACAGTGAAATGTGAGAAGCCAAAGATTAATGTGACTCAAAATCAGTTATCTTCTGTTAGTGGTGCTGAGTAG
- the LOC101206316 gene encoding transcription initiation factor TFIID subunit 4b, with amino-acid sequence MDPSIMKLLEDDEDESMHSGAAVDAFQAALNRDIEGDVQAVAQTSESDAAFPQGNNNGSSTLSLQASSQSENSETHVQQNQNFRLKQEQHSSLMELERSVPENQQQHNSAPFQVSKNQPQADREQGEGEQVSAQFSQTAGLQVSEKAPILVNDSNRMQNRDNESQYLKLQKMSNQQSMVAEQANNPLNRSKQVPFASLMPVLMPQLDKDRGMQLQTLFNRLKRNEMNKDDFIRLMRGVVGDQMLRLAVCQVQSQPPPSVRQLPPRMPSMGPGTPNFSDPRPFTQLHPKGMNPPAVQSYMPSPASQGRSSSGYPAMDKNMQSLREVEQRPDCNGNQITSSSTSTIQDRERSSVSVPGLEKQQLHFQQKSFNMYGNSGNYHPYTGSNMNASSLSLKPQPHEGQVKQISQQAPNFDRQVTINDSKRVQAGSVPHLHNNLTSQQNSWKSSTSKEQTITSYVKQEPSDQVSEQSKTQHSNLQGLSSIPSMQAEQVNTNPGIAKDPFDKQTSKMGFPTPNNVMPPTSTNAANSISSDSSSLHESNAAVPSATTPGMQNRAPQKKAAVGQKKPLEALGSSPPLSSKKQKVSGAFADQSIEQLNDVTAVSGVNIREEEEQLFSSAKEDSRASEASRRVVQEEEERLLLQKAPLQKKLVEIMAKCGLKGMSNDVEKCLSLCVEERLRGVISNLIRLSKQRVDAEKPRHRTVITSDVRQQITLVNQKAREEWEKKQAEEEKLRKLNDPDDGSGVSGDKEKDEGRMKSLKVNKEEDDKMRTTAANVAARAAVGGDDMLSKWQLMAEQARQKREGGVDSASSSQAGKDAVRKSSSAAGRHGKDNLEGERKGTSRKFGRNQTNATQTKVARSISVKDVIAVLQREPQMSRSTTIYRLFNRVHPESTGE; translated from the exons CCTTCCCTCAGGGGAACAACAATGGTTCTTCTACCCTCTCGTTACAAGCTTCTAGTCAAAGTGAAAATTCTGAAACTCATGtgcaacaaaatcaaaattttcgttTAAAGCAAGAACAACATTCATCTCTGATGGAGCTAGAGCGATCAGTACCTGAAAATCAGCAGCAACATAATTCTGCCCCCTTTCAAGTTTCAAAGAATCAACCCCAAGCAGATCGTGAACAAGGGGAGGGAGAACAAGTTTCTGCTCAGTTTTCTCAAACAGCTGGGCTGCAAGTTTCTGAAAAAGCTCCAATCCTTGTGAATGACTCAAACAGAATGCAGAATCGGGACAATGAATCTCAATACTTGAAGTTACAAAAGATGAGTAATCAGCAATCAATGGTTGCAGAACAGGCAAATAACCCACTAAACCGTAGCAAACAGGTTCCTTTTGCTTCTTTGATGCCTGTATTGATGCCTCAGCTTGATAAGGACAGAGGCATGCAGCTTCAGACTTTATTTAACAGATTGAAG agaaatgaaatgaacAAAGATGATTTTATTCGGCTCATGCGGGGCGTTGTGGGCGATCAGATGCTCAGATTAGCAGTTTGTCAAGTACAATCACAG CCTCCACCTTCGGTAAGGCAACTTCCTCCTAGAATGCCATCTATGGGTCCTGGGACACCAAATTTCTCTGATCCACGACCATTTACACAACTTCATCCAAAAGGCATGAATCCTCCTGCAGTTCAATCATACATGCCCTCTCCAGCATCCCAAGGGCGGAGTAGTTCAGGCTATCCTGCCATGGACAAGAATATGCAATCTTTACGAGAAGTAGAACAGCGACCTGATTGTAATGGAAATCAAATAACTTCATCCAGTACAAGCACCATCCAAGATAGGGAACGCTCCTCAGTTTCTGTTCCAGGACTTGAGAAGCAGCAGTTACACTTTCAACAGAAATCTTTCAACATGTATGGAAACAGTGGTAATTATCACCCATATACTGGGTCAAACATGAATGCCTCTTCATTGTCTCTTAAACCTCAACCTCACGAGGGTCAAGTGAAGCAGATTTCGCAGCAGGCTCCCAATTTTGACAGGCAAGTTACAATAAATGATTCCAAGCGAGTCCAGGCTGGAAGTGTtccacacttacataataacttaACTTCACAACAAAATTCATGGAAATCATCAACAAGTAAAGAGCAGACCATAACAAGTTACGTTAAACAAGAACCTTCTGATCAGGTTTCGGAGCAGAGCAAAACCCAACATTCAAATTTGCAGGGCTTGTCTTCTATTCCTAGCATGCAGGCTGAACAAGTTAACACAAACCCTGGAATAGCGAAGGACCCTTTTGACAAACAAACTTCTAAAATGGGTTTTCCTACACCAAATAATGTTATGCCTCCTACATCAACCAATGCCgcaaattcaatttcttctgATTCAAGCTCTCTACATGAGTCCAATGCTGCG GTTCCTTCTGCAACTACTCCTGGAATGCAAAATAGGGCACCACAAAAGAAGGCAGCCGTGGGCCAAAAGAAGCCTCTTGAAGCACTTGGCTCTTCCCCACCCCTATCAAG TAAGAAGCAAAAAGTATCTGGGGCATTTGCGGATCAAAGCATTGAACAACTTAATGATGTCACTGCAGTCAGTGGAGTTAACATTCGG gaagaagaagaacaactATTTTCTAGTGCGAAGGAGGATAGTCGAGCTTCTGAAGCATCACGGCGGGTTgtacaagaagaagaagagaggctGCTATTGCAGAAAGCCCCATTGCAGAAGAAGCTAGTGGAAATCA TGGCTAAATGTGGTTTGAAGGGCATGAGCAATGACGTTGAGAAATGTCTCTCATTG TGTGTGGAGGAAAGATTACGAGGAGTTATTAGTAATCTAATCAGGCTGTCAAAGCAG CGAGTGGATGCGGAGAAACCAAGGCATCGAACAGTTATTACTTCAGATGTTCGACAACAAATTACATTAGTTAACCAAAAGGCCAGAGAAGAATGGGAGAAGAAACAGgctgaagaagaaaaacttcGAAAGCTTAATGAT CCTGATGATGGTTCAGGTGTTTCTGGTGACAAGGAGAAAGATGAAGGTCGAATGAAATCACTTAAG GTAAACAAAGAGGAGGATGATAAAATGAGGACAACAGCAGCAAATGTTGCTGCCCGTGCTGCTGTTGGAGGAGATGACATGCTGTCAAAATGGCAACTTATGGCTGAGCAGGCGCGACAGAAACGTGAAGGTGGAGTGGATTCAGCTTCTAGTTCTCAGGCAGGGAAAGATGCTGTCCGTAAGTCTTCTTCAGCAGCGGGAAGACATGGGAAGGACAACCTAGAAGGTGAAAGAAAAG GAACTTCGAGGAAATTTGGAAGGAATCAAACTAATGCAACTCAAACTAAGGTGGCTCGTAGCATTTCTGTTAAAGATGTCATTGCTGTGCTGCAAAGGGAACCCCAGATGTCCAGATCCACCACAATATATCGTTTGTTTAACAGAGTTCATCCCGAATCAACTGGTGAATAG